In Selenomonas sp. TAMA-11512, a genomic segment contains:
- the eda gene encoding bifunctional 4-hydroxy-2-oxoglutarate aldolase/2-dehydro-3-deoxy-phosphogluconate aldolase — translation MSEQLKTMSEIGLVPLVVLEDAACAKPLGEALVTGGIPVAEVTFRTDACLDIIRAMKEIPTLIVGAGTVHTREQAEAAVKAGATFIVTPAYNPAVIEWCLAHKIDIIPGTVSPAEVEAARAYGIRLCKFFPAAAYGGTATLKALAGPFADVRFLPTGGVSLENMCDYLALSNVAAIGGSFMTPDKLVQARDWDGIAAVCRDAVQRMLGFRVGHIGIHAENRTEAETITDALCHLMGTAKITTGGGFFAGSFAEICAGSVPGELGHICIDTHDMPRALAYYARRGIALNPEHTFRDEKGDVRLAYLAETAGGFSIHLRRV, via the coding sequence ATGAGTGAACAGCTGAAGACCATGTCCGAGATCGGCCTTGTGCCGTTGGTCGTGCTTGAAGACGCCGCGTGTGCAAAACCGCTTGGAGAGGCTCTCGTCACAGGCGGGATTCCCGTCGCGGAGGTCACGTTCCGCACGGATGCATGCTTGGACATCATTCGCGCGATGAAGGAGATTCCGACGCTCATCGTCGGCGCCGGAACCGTACACACGCGGGAGCAGGCAGAGGCGGCAGTCAAGGCAGGAGCGACCTTCATCGTGACGCCCGCGTATAATCCCGCGGTCATTGAGTGGTGCCTTGCACACAAGATCGATATCATTCCGGGGACTGTCTCTCCGGCGGAGGTCGAAGCGGCGCGGGCATACGGCATCCGGCTCTGCAAGTTCTTCCCCGCGGCGGCATACGGCGGCACGGCGACGCTCAAGGCGCTCGCAGGACCGTTTGCCGATGTCCGATTCCTGCCGACGGGCGGTGTGAGCCTTGAGAATATGTGCGACTATCTCGCGCTGTCGAACGTGGCGGCAATCGGCGGTAGCTTTATGACGCCTGACAAGCTCGTGCAGGCGAGGGATTGGGACGGAATTGCCGCGGTTTGCCGTGACGCTGTTCAGCGCATGCTCGGATTCCGGGTCGGGCACATCGGAATCCATGCCGAGAATCGCACGGAGGCGGAGACGATTACGGACGCGCTCTGCCATCTCATGGGCACGGCCAAGATTACGACGGGCGGAGGATTCTTTGCGGGATCATTCGCCGAGATTTGTGCAGGCTCCGTTCCCGGTGAGCTCGGGCACATCTGCATCGATACGCACGATATGCCGCGAGCGCTTGCTTACTATGCGCGTCGAGGAATTGCTCTGAATCCGGAGCATACCTTTCGTGATGAGAAGGGGGACGTCAGGCTTGCGTACCTCGCAGAGACTGCGGGAGGCTTCTCCATTCACCTGCGCAGAGTTTAA
- a CDS encoding sugar kinase has product MKGLILAGEPMGLLIAQSEGALGSVTGYDLAVAGAEFNVAVGVARLGHRVTYMTKLGRDPFGDRIIHVLNENKIGTEFVAWSDEKRTGFMLKGRVREGDPPIFYFRAGSAASTLAPADVEAIDFSAYSHIHLTGILPALTDTTRAAVLLMFERARKAGLTISFDPNLRPQLWPDERTMRETINDLASRADIVLPGTAEGKILMGSDDPAAIAAFYQERGAKIVITKCGSAGAYVADGAAHYHVPGFRVRKVVDTVGAGDGFAAGVITGLMEELPLAEAVRRAAAIGAIQVMSRGDNEGLPTREELDTFMKEADSSDE; this is encoded by the coding sequence ATGAAAGGTCTGATTCTTGCAGGGGAGCCGATGGGGCTTCTTATTGCGCAGAGTGAAGGGGCTCTGGGCAGTGTCACCGGCTACGACCTCGCTGTTGCGGGGGCGGAGTTCAATGTCGCCGTCGGAGTCGCGCGTCTCGGACACCGTGTCACCTACATGACGAAGCTCGGCCGCGATCCGTTCGGTGACCGCATCATTCACGTGCTGAATGAAAATAAAATCGGTACGGAATTCGTCGCGTGGAGCGATGAAAAGCGCACGGGTTTTATGCTCAAAGGGCGCGTGCGGGAGGGGGATCCGCCGATCTTTTACTTCCGCGCGGGATCCGCCGCGTCTACCCTTGCGCCTGCGGACGTCGAGGCGATTGATTTCTCCGCCTACAGTCACATCCATCTGACGGGAATTCTCCCGGCGCTGACAGATACGACACGGGCAGCGGTCCTCCTCATGTTCGAGAGGGCGAGGAAGGCGGGGCTTACGATCTCGTTTGACCCGAACCTGCGCCCCCAGCTCTGGCCGGATGAACGCACAATGCGCGAGACGATCAATGATCTCGCCTCGCGCGCCGATATCGTCCTGCCAGGCACGGCGGAGGGGAAAATCCTCATGGGAAGCGATGATCCCGCCGCTATTGCCGCATTCTATCAGGAACGCGGCGCGAAGATCGTCATCACGAAATGCGGCAGCGCCGGTGCATACGTCGCTGACGGTGCGGCGCACTATCATGTGCCGGGCTTCCGCGTGCGGAAGGTCGTCGATACGGTTGGTGCGGGCGACGGCTTTGCCGCCGGCGTCATTACGGGACTGATGGAAGAACTGCCGCTCGCTGAAGCTGTGCGGCGTGCTGCTGCCATCGGGGCAATCCAGGTCATGAGCCGAGGTGATAACGAAGGACTGCCGACACGTGAGGAGCTTGATACGTTTATGAAGGAGGCGGATTCCTCTGATGAGTGA
- a CDS encoding winged helix-turn-helix domain-containing protein: MRKFTIEPEEYEKIVAAEKATQDKKTSRKLRALMLRYEGLSNIEAANRLGLGRVRVSQLVSEYKKNGLASFLENKYKGNNRNMTEAEELEILERFRKKAEAGQVVVVKDIKATFDEKLGRDTGRGYIYMLLKRHGWRKIMPRSKHSKKANEEAIEASKKLRES, encoded by the coding sequence ATGCGCAAATTCACCATAGAACCGGAAGAATATGAAAAGATCGTAGCGGCGGAGAAGGCAACACAGGACAAGAAAACATCACGGAAATTAAGAGCACTCATGCTTCGCTATGAAGGCTTGAGTAACATAGAAGCAGCAAATAGGCTTGGCCTTGGCCGAGTGAGAGTCAGCCAACTGGTGAGCGAATACAAGAAAAACGGCCTTGCCTCCTTTCTCGAGAATAAATACAAGGGAAACAATCGCAACATGACGGAAGCCGAAGAACTGGAAATATTGGAACGTTTTCGTAAGAAGGCGGAGGCAGGTCAAGTGGTTGTTGTAAAAGACATTAAGGCAACCTTTGACGAAAAGCTGGGCAGAGATACGGGACGCGGCTATATCTATATGTTACTCAAAAGACATGGCTGGCGTAAGATAATGCCGCGCTCCAAGCACTCGAAAAAAGCAAACGAAGAGGCGATCGAGGCCTCAAAAAAATTAAGGGAGTCGTAG